Sequence from the Maribacter aquivivus genome:
TTGTCTTATGCGTTGCAGTAGTGAAACATTAGCTCTATTCTTTTCTCTTAGTTCAGTATCTAATGATGATTTGTCTTTGGTGGTACTTTTCGCAGGACCGCAACTACACAATAGTAGTACTGCTATTATGCAAAGAGATAGATAGGTTTTCATTTTTCTTGGATAATGGTTTCTGTAATTTATGAATTAAAAGGAGATGACAGTATCTTTGAATTAAAAAGATATGGTTTTAGTTGCGCAATTGATAGGGGCGTTGTTGGGTTTATTAACAGTTGTTTTTGGTGCTTTTGGTGCACATTTACTAAAGAAAACCTTTACTGCAGAACAATTGAACAGTTTTGAAACGGGAGTGAAATATCAAATGTATCATGCGCTTTTAATATTGATGCTGAGCTTTAACCTTAATCTAGAAACAGGGCTTGAGAAAGCTATTATCTATTGTCTAATTATTGGAACCATCCTATTTTCTTTTAGTATTTACGGATTATGCATTTCTGCATCTAAAGGAAATAAAATCAAAATCTTGGGTCCCATAACCCCGCTTGGCGGACTCTTTTTAGTAGTAGGCTGGGGGTTATTATTCTACAGTTTTATTAAAAATTTAATTTAATTTACTCTGCAGATATAGCTGTAAATTCTTTGATTGCTGTATTTGGTTCCATAATAGCATACCCTTCCCAGAAAGTTGGGTCGTATTTAGGCATATAAGTAGGTGATATGGTGTTGTTTTCCGTAAAACCATCATAAGTAGCCTGAGTAATATTTTCGGACTCAAATACAATCATTTCATTCTTTTCTACACTGATAATTACAAAATCCATATTTCCAGATAATTCATTCTGCTTATTTCTACCTTTTACAATTTTATTTTTTTCAATAATTTTCAGTGGTCTTCTTACACCAACCCTCATACCATTTTCAGATTCGTAGTAGCGTACACCATAAAAGCCATCTTTACCCTTGTTGTAAATTATTTTCCCCTTAGATAGGTAATTGTTAGTTGAAATGCCCAGTAGACTAAATTTACTCGTAGGTTTAACATTAGAATAATCCACTTGTATTACTGCAAAATCATCTGCATTTACATATAAAGTACCTTCATAGTCTGCTGACCCATCTGGTTTAAAAGAAATTACATATACTGGGTTATCCCCTAAAAAGGTAAACTCTTGAAGCGTATAATCGTATTTTCTTTGCTTATCAATAAAATTAAGTTTGGAATCTTCTTGTGTTGGTAAACCACTAAATATTTTGGCTAGTTGGTCTCTTTTCCAATTACCATAATTTTTTTGCTGCTCTTCTTTACTTTTCTTTTTCTCTTCAAGCTCTTTATTCACAGCTGCTACATCGGTAGAATCCACATCTTCTTCAAAAAGAGTGCTTACTTCATCAGAATCAATTTTGAATGACAATAGACCAGATTTAATCTTAAAATAAGATCCAGGTGTTACATTTTCTTTTAAAATATTATTGAATCTTTCTTCGATTTTATCATAGTCAAATTCTGTGCTTTTGTCATATAACTTAGAGGCTTTCAATAAATTAAACTTTTGAAGTTCTTCGTCATGATTGCCATATAAATCTCCTACGATTTCAGAATAAAAACTATCATTTTTTGGAACAGTGTAGATGATACTATCAATAAATTTTTGGTTCAATACATCTATAGAAGATTTTTTAACCTTAAAATCACTTTGCGTCCAACGGTCAAAATTCGATGTTCGGTGAAAAAGTCTTTTTTTCGAAAGATCATTAGAATAATTCTTTTCTAGATTATCCTCAACGAAATCCATGATTTCATCGGCAGTATAATTCTTGTTAGAGACAATAACTTCTCTTAACTCTATAGCTTTAGGTACAAGTGCAATTTTGGTTGTAGTGAATTCAGAAATGGGTTTAGACAAGGTCTCGTAACCCATAATAGATATAATAAGGGAATCATATTCTTTTATGACATCACCAAATACTAAATTAAAACTACCCTCTTCATTAGAAATGGCCCACTTATCTTTTAATTGCACTGAGGCGAATGGTATGGGTTGTTGGCTAACACTGTCAATAACAGTTGCAGTTAAGCTTTGTGCCTTGGCATTAAATAGGTTGAAAATTAGAAATGCGAAAAAAGCTAGAAGAGGTAATTTAGTATTCATAGGTTCGATTATTCTTACGCAATCTAGACGAACCAAAGTAAGTAACGTTACAATTTTAGAAACTGTTATGAACGTTTTAAATAAATTTTAACAAAAATCTAAACACTAATGACAGCCACAACCATCTTGCCCGCAAGCCTTTGAACTCTCTTTTTTGCTAGACCAAATAGATTTTGGAATAAAAAATTTACTAACTATATAACCAACAGAAATAGCTAAAGTAATGTAAACTAAAATGTGTTGTATCATGTGTTTTTTATTTTAATAATTGATAAGCTATTAAAGCTACAATATAAGCAAATAGGCTCATAAATACTAGCTGACCCGCTGGCCATTTCCAAGAATTCGTTTCTCTTTTTACTACAGCAAGTGTACTCATACATTGCATTGCAAATGCATAAAATAGAAGTAAGGACACACCAGAGGCCAAATTAAATAGTGGTTTTTGAGTTCTAGGGTTTACTTCTGCAGCCATTCTGTTTTTTATGGTTTCTTCTTCATCATTACCTACGCTGTAAATAGTTGCCAATGTGCCAACAAAAACTTCTCTAGCTGCAAAGGAGGTGATGACGGCAATACCAATTTTCCAGTCATAACCTAAAGGTCTTACAATTGGTTCTATAGCTTTACCCATATGACCCATATAAGAATGCTCTAATTTATACCCTGCTATTTCTTGT
This genomic interval carries:
- a CDS encoding carboxypeptidase-like regulatory domain-containing protein, giving the protein MNTKLPLLAFFAFLIFNLFNAKAQSLTATVIDSVSQQPIPFASVQLKDKWAISNEEGSFNLVFGDVIKEYDSLIISIMGYETLSKPISEFTTTKIALVPKAIELREVIVSNKNYTADEIMDFVEDNLEKNYSNDLSKKRLFHRTSNFDRWTQSDFKVKKSSIDVLNQKFIDSIIYTVPKNDSFYSEIVGDLYGNHDEELQKFNLLKASKLYDKSTEFDYDKIEERFNNILKENVTPGSYFKIKSGLLSFKIDSDEVSTLFEEDVDSTDVAAVNKELEEKKKSKEEQQKNYGNWKRDQLAKIFSGLPTQEDSKLNFIDKQRKYDYTLQEFTFLGDNPVYVISFKPDGSADYEGTLYVNADDFAVIQVDYSNVKPTSKFSLLGISTNNYLSKGKIIYNKGKDGFYGVRYYESENGMRVGVRRPLKIIEKNKIVKGRNKQNELSGNMDFVIISVEKNEMIVFESENITQATYDGFTENNTISPTYMPKYDPTFWEGYAIMEPNTAIKEFTAISAE
- a CDS encoding DUF423 domain-containing protein, translated to MVLVAQLIGALLGLLTVVFGAFGAHLLKKTFTAEQLNSFETGVKYQMYHALLILMLSFNLNLETGLEKAIIYCLIIGTILFSFSIYGLCISASKGNKIKILGPITPLGGLFLVVGWGLLFYSFIKNLI